CGCTCCAATATGATACTAGCGTAAATGGTGATGTCCAGCCATGCCACATGATAAATATTACCGGGCTTGTCAACAATGCCACTTATAGCGGCGCTTATGGCTACAGCTTTGGTTATGGCACTTATGGGAACTATTCTAACCTTAGTGGGAATAATGTTTCCTGGAATGCTGAAGGTTACAATTTCACGCCAGGGTATGGCTATGATTCATATAACCCTGCAACTTCCATGTCCGGGGAAATAACTGTGGAATTCAGTATAAACACTATAATTCCTAACGGTCCGACAGCGGGACATGAATTTGCTGTCAGGGCAGGCGTTTCCGGAATGGAGGGAGGCAGCATAAAATACAGCTTTTACAGCCAAAACGAGGCATTCTTTACAGCTCAGGGCAATATGGGTGGTGGAGGAGATAACTGGAATGATGGCCTTAGCTCATGGAGGTCGGGTATCGTTTCGCCTTATGTTCTTATTGGAGGCGAGCCGAAAATGCTTAACTTTACGGTTTATAGGCAGGCAGGTGACCAGTCGTGCCTTGAAAACCTCACAATACATTTGCCCCATAACTTCACCTACCTTGGGAGCAACTGGACAAACTCTGTGAATTCTTCGGTATCTGCCCGTGAGGGCGCTGTTTTTTGGGAGGATAACGGGTCGGGGGGCTTTTTCTGCGGCGAGGGTCCGGTTAACTTTGCAATTTTGGTAAACACCTCTGACGGGCTTGGAAAAACTTCTTTCTTGATAGAGGCATATGCAAAGGATAATACCACAAGTAACTTCAGCAAGATGGTTTTCATTGCAACTACCTTCAACTATACCGGCTCAGTCAAGGATTCAGAGGGCAATAATCTGTCGGGAGCTGTTGCTTCAATGTACGCAGTTTCCCATAGCATGGATGGCGAAACCGTCATTGGGACATTTACCGGCCTGACTGACGAGAATGGCGAGTTTATTATCGAGAACGTGCCCGGGATGAATATTTCTTATGAGGAAGAGTATTTCGGGCCAATGGAGATATCTTACCGGCTTAGCGCTGCAAGATATAATGACAGCGAAGGCAACTATGCAATGCATATCGGCCCTTCCCTCCCAGATGTCCCTGAAATGGAGATTAAGGCCCCTTGGGGTCTTGGTAACGCAACCATTTACCTTAAGGAAGCTGTAACCTTCCATGTAAGGGCTCTTGGAAAGGACTACCGCTCGGGTCCCAATAATACTAACGAAACCTGCCCTGGACCCACCTGCCCTCCGGAATGGACGCCTACCTTCAACCAGACCTATGTTAATTTTGATTATAACCTCAAAGACAAGAAGCTTGGCTACCCGGTCTCAAACAGCCAGGGCCAGGATTCTAACGAGCGGTGGTTTGCGGCGCCACTTGAGAGGAACTACTCTCTTATGCTTTTCCCTGATGCATCATTCCAGGTTTATGTCGACTTTGTAGATATTTCCTCTAGGTGCAATTCAACAGGGTATAACCTTAGCACCACAGGGGTGAATGCAACATGCACGATCCAGAACGGCACTTACCTGATAGATGCTGAAATTACGGGGGACATGAACCTTACAAACATGACCGGCTCAATTAATCTGACTGATCTTGACTCATTCTGGATAGTTGCATATATGCTTGGGGCTGGCGAGATGCTCTTTGACCAGGATTCGCTTCCATTCAATATAGGTCAGATGGAAAGGTGGCCAAAGAATGACACCACCTATGACGATTCTTACAACCGGTCTGCAGGCACATATAACATATACCTTCCTGCAACCCAGGCACATTCAGATGTGCTTCTTGTGGCATATGCTTCAAAATCAGGCACTTATTACCAGGGGATCCATAAGATCTCTGTAGAGGGAATGGTTCTTCCTGAAACCATTTACAACTTCACAATGCGCGAGCTTATTAGCGGCTCTGATTACCCGATAAGCGTGAATAATGTTTCCGGCGACTGGAACTCCACAAATGTTGTAAATACTACTGCCGTGGTTTTCAACCTTGTTGACAGCAACGGTGAGATGCTTGAGACTGAAAGCTCATTTATAGAAACCAGGATTGATGCGGGGGAGGCAGAATACCAGAAGATGCTTAATGCTGAGAATGGAAGCTTCAGTATGGTCTTGGCAAGCGGTCAGGGCCTTGAAAAACTCACAGTTTACTCCCAGACAAGTGCCCCTCTTTCGGTGCCTGTCAGAAGCACGGTATTATCAGGAAGCGAGTCTACGGAATTCATGTCCTGCCAGAGCGGAGTCTGCAATGTTACCCTGAGGGAGTTTGAGCCGTTTGACCCCGAAACCAAACAGGCGTTGGAGGATATAAAGATGGAATTCATGATATCAAACTCCTCCTGCGATGTCCCTAATCCATCTGAGGACTGCTACCTAATGTCAGACATGAGCAAGGATGAGTTCTCCCCTCTTAAAGCCATACTTCTTGGAGACATAAGCCTTAGGATAATATTAGGCAACCTGTCAGTCCACTACATGAAAACAGACCTTATGGCTTCAGGCCCTCCTGACGCGGCATTGTCCCAGAACTTCACTGGAGATGACCTGAACGCGGCTTGGAAGTTTGGAAGCAGCGGCCCTGAAATCTACTCAGGAGTGCTTATCGGAATGCCTTACTCAGAAGCCTTGGATAACATGAGCATAAGGATGTCAATTCCGGTCCTTTATGATGCGGAGTTTAATGTAATCTGGAACCGAACTGATGGGAACACCACAAGCGAGCTTGTTGGAACCGATTACGAGGACTACCTTAATAATTCCTATGAGGAATACCTTAACGGGACAGGAGTTTACTGCTCTGAAGCAAACGAGAACCTGACCGAAGGACTTTGCTACCGGGATACTTCTACAAGGATGATCTGGATGGAGATACCTCACTTTTCAGGAGTCGGGCCTCAGGTGGTTTCATTTGATCTTCCTTCAGTAGCTCTTACATTGTCTGACCCGTCTCCCGTAAAGGCCGGAAACGTAACATTTACTGTTGACTTTAGCACGGCGATGAACACCTCCTCAAATGTTTCCGTATTAGTAAGCAATGCCTCCAGCTATAACGTGACTCCAATAGGATGGGCAAACTCCACAAGATGGACCAGCTGGTATAACTTCAACGCTTCAACTGGAGATGGAGTATACCAGGTTCATATTACCGGGGCAGTGGACTCTGACGGAAACCCAGTTTCAGAGGACTCCTCAAACTACTTCATCCTTGACACGACAAACCCAGCCATTTCAATTACAAGCCCTATTAACAATTCCGTCAGCAGCACACAGGTTATAGAGATAAATCTTACCCTGACAGAAGCAAACCTCGACTACACAAACATTTCCCTCATAAATGCTTCCACGGGCATAGTGGTAAACTCGACAACAAGCACAAGCACAGGAGCTTATAGTGTTTACTTATCTGCTTACGAGGACGGCGCTTACAATATCACTGCTGTTTCTTATGATCTGGCAGGAAATACCAACACTGTGACCACCTCAAACATTACTGTCGACGCTGAGGGGCCGAGCATTACGGTAATCTCTCCTGCAAGCGGGGCTTATCAGAACACTCTTGCAATTTCGGTCAACCTGACAGTAACTGACACCTCCCTGAACTACACAAACGTTTCTGTTTATAATTCAACCGGGGGGCTTGTTTATT
This genomic interval from Candidatus Aenigmatarchaeota archaeon contains the following:
- a CDS encoding S-layer family protein, translated to MLILSVVLLSGPANAISIGLYPNGANGGTYNYRMVIDLHANDHVPLDYIVIHLANLNESSEDTCYFEFNTLQYDTSVNGDVQPCHMINITGLVNNATYSGAYGYSFGYGTYGNYSNLSGNNVSWNAEGYNFTPGYGYDSYNPATSMSGEITVEFSINTIIPNGPTAGHEFAVRAGVSGMEGGSIKYSFYSQNEAFFTAQGNMGGGGDNWNDGLSSWRSGIVSPYVLIGGEPKMLNFTVYRQAGDQSCLENLTIHLPHNFTYLGSNWTNSVNSSVSAREGAVFWEDNGSGGFFCGEGPVNFAILVNTSDGLGKTSFLIEAYAKDNTTSNFSKMVFIATTFNYTGSVKDSEGNNLSGAVASMYAVSHSMDGETVIGTFTGLTDENGEFIIENVPGMNISYEEEYFGPMEISYRLSAARYNDSEGNYAMHIGPSLPDVPEMEIKAPWGLGNATIYLKEAVTFHVRALGKDYRSGPNNTNETCPGPTCPPEWTPTFNQTYVNFDYNLKDKKLGYPVSNSQGQDSNERWFAAPLERNYSLMLFPDASFQVYVDFVDISSRCNSTGYNLSTTGVNATCTIQNGTYLIDAEITGDMNLTNMTGSINLTDLDSFWIVAYMLGAGEMLFDQDSLPFNIGQMERWPKNDTTYDDSYNRSAGTYNIYLPATQAHSDVLLVAYASKSGTYYQGIHKISVEGMVLPETIYNFTMRELISGSDYPISVNNVSGDWNSTNVVNTTAVVFNLVDSNGEMLETESSFIETRIDAGEAEYQKMLNAENGSFSMVLASGQGLEKLTVYSQTSAPLSVPVRSTVLSGSESTEFMSCQSGVCNVTLREFEPFDPETKQALEDIKMEFMISNSSCDVPNPSEDCYLMSDMSKDEFSPLKAILLGDISLRIILGNLSVHYMKTDLMASGPPDAALSQNFTGDDLNAAWKFGSSGPEIYSGVLIGMPYSEALDNMSIRMSIPVLYDAEFNVIWNRTDGNTTSELVGTDYEDYLNNSYEEYLNGTGVYCSEANENLTEGLCYRDTSTRMIWMEIPHFSGVGPQVVSFDLPSVALTLSDPSPVKAGNVTFTVDFSTAMNTSSNVSVLVSNASSYNVTPIGWANSTRWTSWYNFNASTGDGVYQVHITGAVDSDGNPVSEDSSNYFILDTTNPAISITSPINNSVSSTQVIEINLTLTEANLDYTNISLINASTGIVVNSTTSTSTGAYSVYLSAYEDGAYNITAVSYDLAGNTNTVTTSNITVDAEGPSITVISPASGAYQNTLAISVNLTVTDTSLNYTNVSVYNSTGGLVYSNSSSANGNYLLTLYASGEGAYYITAVAYDTSGRNSSESVNITLDITSPAAAISSINGNASGDWTRSRTLLVTATAGDANIQSWLLSAYNSTGNLSSSANGSTSFGPSDVSLIVQRDGNYNVTLNVTDRAGNSNVSSFTIRVDATAPHLITLTLNATIVNVNDSIEITCSALDNVDANVSTVNTSVDTSAPGVFRVNCTATDDAGNTNTTSVGYVVLGGSAAILTENVTVNSTETTLVVPESNNDTHISVPSDITNASIDLGILLNDTGTDRYAILNGSINVSANTSEGIVEVFIPANTTINGSSGWSGEVDLPEIAADGSVTVTPDSGKTATVSKVVELGSGSVHLVFTRAVRILIPGEAGKYAGYYRDGTFTKITATCANDSQDSGDALAYGSDCKIDSGNDLVVWTKHFTSFVTYTQADLPGSPSSGPRSSSVTGTSSGYWYGTHTVSKESMAAGYTTILRYRHRLKLNISDEVHYVGVVNTTTEMAILNVSSDPIQVILPIGDDAKIDLDGDYYYDLYIKLNGIEATTTNITLKEIHEYFGASGGTVANTTPQVQPEEKPPIYGGPKVDSCRSGAHRCIDSEFQECRAGTWVTVELCIGGCDSSGNGCVSVNRAPESQPAWGAFALVLLLLAVALVLVISKRPKVSEKHTEHHPQITHSKFVDVQGRIAKLESKGHNVSRMNGILEEIRQDISSGLHYIAEGRLEILSREVEFLEGL